Proteins encoded together in one Neobacillus sp. FSL H8-0543 window:
- a CDS encoding cation:proton antiporter encodes MFILQIVIILLATKIAGQLSIRLGQPSVLGKIIVGIFLGPALLGWVQDTEIISIFSQIGVLLLMFLAGLETNLTDLNKNKKAAILVAVGGVIAPILLCYLVAQFYNLSVAESIFIGLLLAATSVSISVQTLRELGWLNSKEGSTLLGAAVLDDIIVVILIAIAMSLFAGSDTNLALLIGKKIIFFVIIILASKWLVPRFIQVFSHFKITEAVLSAGLIICFGFAYFAEAVGVAGIIGTFFAGLAIAQTKFKEEIEHKVEPIANGLFVPFFFVSIGLAVSFEGIGNQVGFIVIFSVVALLSKFIGSGVGAKVSGFNTRSSMGIGAGMISRGEVALILAAMGLESGLLPAQYYTAMIIVIIVTTLVTPPLLKMIFGTRNELDQGHKAKAQGF; translated from the coding sequence ATGTTTATTTTACAAATTGTCATTATTTTACTGGCAACAAAAATTGCTGGTCAATTAAGCATTCGCTTGGGGCAGCCATCCGTTCTAGGTAAAATTATTGTTGGTATTTTTTTGGGACCTGCACTGCTTGGGTGGGTACAGGATACAGAAATCATCAGTATTTTTAGCCAAATTGGTGTCTTACTTTTAATGTTTTTGGCAGGATTAGAAACAAATTTAACAGATTTAAATAAGAATAAAAAAGCAGCTATACTCGTTGCCGTCGGTGGTGTCATTGCACCTATTCTTTTATGCTATTTGGTAGCACAATTCTATAATCTATCCGTTGCAGAATCTATTTTTATAGGATTATTATTAGCGGCAACATCGGTTAGCATCTCGGTTCAAACGCTAAGAGAGCTTGGCTGGTTAAATAGTAAGGAAGGTTCTACCTTACTAGGAGCAGCCGTATTAGACGATATTATTGTTGTTATTCTAATTGCGATTGCAATGAGCCTCTTTGCAGGGTCCGATACAAACCTTGCTTTACTCATTGGAAAGAAAATCATCTTCTTTGTGATTATTATTCTAGCTTCTAAATGGTTGGTACCTAGATTTATTCAAGTCTTTTCTCACTTTAAAATTACGGAGGCTGTTTTAAGTGCAGGTTTAATTATCTGTTTTGGCTTTGCCTATTTTGCAGAAGCAGTTGGTGTGGCTGGAATTATTGGTACATTCTTTGCAGGACTTGCGATTGCTCAAACCAAATTTAAAGAAGAAATTGAGCATAAAGTAGAACCTATTGCGAATGGACTTTTTGTGCCATTCTTCTTCGTCAGTATTGGATTAGCTGTTTCATTTGAAGGAATCGGTAACCAAGTAGGATTTATTGTGATTTTCTCAGTGGTCGCACTATTATCGAAGTTTATCGGCTCAGGTGTTGGTGCTAAGGTTTCAGGATTTAATACAAGGTCTTCAATGGGGATTGGTGCTGGGATGATTTCAAGGGGAGAGGTTGCCTTGATCTTAGCTGCAATGGGATTAGAGAGTGGCTTGTTACCTGCTCAATATTACACCGCGATGATTATTGTCATCATTGTGACGACACTAGTTACACCTCCGTTATTAAAAATGATTTTTGGAACTCGGAATGAACTAGATCAAGGGCATAAAGCAAAAGCACAAGGTTTTTAA
- a CDS encoding TetR/AcrR family transcriptional regulator, with product MDERTDRRIKRTRSALKNAYIQLLERFSDEKITVLMITQYANVNRATFYCHFSNKPELLKEMLYDVLEGLKNAILTAFKNEKIIKVSGVTPTTIGIFDYIEKNKKIFHALYFGHEDFKHHVEELFINIFSDNIHMDIESPMGKVNYEMYIHYQTSATLGLIFYWIQTDFQFPSTFMIEQLTMLTNTEVINLRKF from the coding sequence ATGGATGAAAGAACGGATCGAAGAATAAAGAGAACCAGATCAGCATTAAAAAATGCATATATCCAATTATTAGAACGGTTTTCAGATGAGAAAATAACGGTGTTAATGATAACCCAATATGCGAATGTAAATCGAGCAACCTTTTATTGCCACTTTTCAAATAAGCCGGAATTACTGAAGGAAATGCTTTACGATGTATTAGAGGGGTTAAAGAACGCGATTTTGACTGCCTTTAAAAATGAAAAAATAATAAAAGTAAGTGGGGTCACACCGACCACAATAGGAATCTTTGACTATATAGAAAAAAACAAGAAAATTTTTCATGCGTTATATTTTGGCCATGAGGATTTTAAACATCATGTGGAGGAACTTTTCATAAATATCTTTTCTGATAATATCCATATGGATATAGAATCCCCTATGGGTAAGGTGAATTATGAAATGTATATACACTATCAAACAAGTGCAACATTAGGACTCATTTTTTACTGGATTCAAACCGACTTTCAATTTCCATCAACCTTTATGATTGAACAATTAACAATGCTTACTAATACGGAAGTGATTAATTTAAGAAAGTTTTAA
- a CDS encoding 2,3-butanediol dehydrogenase encodes MKAAVWYNNKDVRIEDKEIKNVKENEVKVKVAWSGICGTDLHEYEIGPILIPVDTPNPITGEKAPIVLGHEFSAIVEEVGEQVTNVKKGDRVVVNPVITSGKHDARVDRYYEFYSHGLHTDGSFAEYVVTKAENLVLVPEGLPLDKAALAEPLSVSAQAIKEGQVNDGDNVAIFGCGPIGLFAIVAAKVSGAKNIYAFDLSDERLEKAKQVGATHVLNTRDTDAVAYLKERHPEGVDASFEVAGVKPTFDAAIASTKPKGNVVVIAIHARNFEFNPVQLMLSGVKLSSSLGYEHATFKESLDILMNEEIDFSPIMTKKIDLDNLVEEGFHSLSSDLSQAKILVKLSGEL; translated from the coding sequence ATGAAAGCAGCCGTTTGGTATAATAATAAAGATGTAAGAATAGAAGACAAGGAAATAAAAAATGTAAAAGAAAATGAAGTAAAAGTAAAAGTGGCTTGGTCTGGGATTTGCGGAACGGATTTGCATGAATATGAAATTGGACCAATTTTGATTCCAGTGGATACCCCAAATCCAATCACAGGTGAAAAAGCTCCGATTGTGTTGGGACATGAGTTTTCTGCGATTGTTGAAGAAGTAGGAGAACAGGTAACGAATGTGAAAAAAGGTGACCGTGTTGTGGTGAATCCTGTGATTACATCAGGGAAGCATGACGCTCGTGTAGACCGTTATTACGAGTTTTATTCTCATGGACTTCACACAGATGGTTCTTTTGCAGAGTATGTTGTAACAAAAGCAGAGAATTTAGTGTTGGTGCCTGAAGGTCTTCCTTTAGATAAAGCGGCATTGGCAGAGCCTTTGTCTGTATCGGCACAAGCGATAAAAGAAGGGCAAGTAAATGACGGAGACAATGTAGCGATATTCGGTTGCGGACCTATTGGTTTGTTTGCTATTGTAGCAGCAAAAGTATCGGGAGCGAAAAACATCTACGCCTTTGATTTGTCGGATGAACGCTTAGAAAAAGCAAAACAAGTTGGAGCAACGCATGTCTTAAACACCAGAGATACAGATGCTGTTGCTTATTTAAAAGAAAGACATCCTGAAGGCGTAGATGCAAGTTTTGAAGTAGCAGGGGTAAAACCAACCTTTGATGCAGCGATTGCTTCTACTAAACCAAAAGGAAATGTGGTCGTGATTGCGATTCACGCAAGAAACTTTGAATTCAATCCTGTTCAATTGATGTTAAGCGGTGTGAAATTGTCATCGTCACTTGGATATGAACATGCAACATTCAAAGAATCACTTGATATCCTAATGAATGAAGAAATAGATTTTAGCCCGATTATGACGAAGAAAATAGACCTAGACAATTTAGTAGAAGAAGGATTTCATTCCCTATCCAGTGACTTGTCACAAGCGAAAATTTTAGTGAAGTTAAGCGGAGAACTATAA